Proteins found in one Methylosinus sp. PW1 genomic segment:
- a CDS encoding acyl-CoA desaturase — MNQQHASSATFDAPDGAPDAKGLAQRIAALRSWAHEQGYYSVPFWEQALRCLELVAAPALAFTLLAQGGVAAAVGLLVLGMHYPRTAYLGHDVAHSQWGPRGETKARLKLRLIALAQGFGSTWWVEKHELHHAFPNACRVEEDGSLTPIDGDIDSPPWLVWDKSLAPYNDKARRAGLGRALSFFLPRFQVPLFFPILSVARFNWSWQSIEVAAKNKQWWEASLCVAHWVSGFALAGLLTPGPAWTGWLWFLGAQLVGGFILAFVFVLNHTGMEVYDAKESKGFYDRQARATRNTPSSPFLDWLTGGLNSQIEHHMFPSLSRRRLAKMREATRAAMEECGYAYVTLSNREAMRAVLSTLGEAAWA, encoded by the coding sequence TTGAACCAACAACATGCAAGTTCGGCCACCTTCGATGCTCCAGACGGCGCCCCGGACGCAAAAGGCCTGGCCCAGCGTATCGCTGCGTTGAGGAGCTGGGCGCATGAGCAGGGCTACTACAGCGTGCCCTTTTGGGAACAAGCGCTTCGCTGCCTGGAGCTGGTGGCGGCCCCTGCCCTCGCTTTCACGCTGCTCGCACAGGGCGGCGTCGCTGCGGCGGTCGGACTGCTCGTTCTCGGCATGCATTATCCGCGGACTGCCTATCTCGGGCACGACGTCGCGCATAGCCAGTGGGGTCCCCGCGGCGAGACGAAGGCGCGTCTGAAGCTGCGGCTGATCGCGCTCGCCCAGGGCTTCGGCTCGACATGGTGGGTCGAGAAGCACGAGCTTCACCATGCTTTTCCGAACGCTTGCCGCGTCGAGGAGGATGGCAGCCTCACCCCGATCGACGGCGATATCGACTCCCCCCCATGGCTGGTCTGGGACAAGTCGCTCGCGCCATACAATGACAAGGCGCGCCGCGCCGGGCTGGGACGCGCGCTGTCCTTCTTTCTGCCCCGCTTTCAGGTTCCGCTGTTCTTCCCGATCCTCTCGGTCGCGCGCTTCAACTGGAGCTGGCAGAGCATAGAGGTCGCGGCGAAGAACAAGCAATGGTGGGAAGCGTCGCTCTGCGTCGCACATTGGGTGTCGGGCTTCGCGCTCGCTGGCCTGCTGACGCCCGGCCCGGCCTGGACCGGCTGGCTCTGGTTCCTCGGCGCCCAGCTCGTCGGCGGCTTCATCCTCGCTTTCGTCTTCGTGCTCAACCACACGGGCATGGAAGTCTATGACGCCAAAGAGTCCAAGGGGTTCTACGACCGGCAGGCGCGCGCGACGCGCAACACGCCGAGTTCGCCCTTTCTCGATTGGCTGACCGGCGGACTCAACAGCCAGATCGAGCATCATATGTTCCCGAGCCTGTCGCGTCGCCGCTTGGCGAAAATGCGCGAGGCGACGAGAGCCGCGATGGAGGAGTGTGGCTACGCCTATGTCACGCTCAGCAATCGCGAGGCGATGCGCGCCGTTTTGTCCACGCTGGGCGAGGCGGCTTGGGCGTGA